A portion of the Deltaproteobacteria bacterium genome contains these proteins:
- the guaB gene encoding IMP dehydrogenase — protein sequence MEPVILPQALTFDDVLLVPQESALLPADVQTQTQLTARIQLGIPILSAAMDTVTEGKTAIVMAQEGGLGIIHKNLSIEEQAAKVARVKKFESGIVRQPVTLQPTDPLTRALDLRAEHHISGFPVVEADGHLVGILTNRDIRAATDFARPVAELMTPRSRLITAPEGVTLQAAITLLHQHRIEKLPVVSRADALVGLITIKDVEKARAYPHAAKDSEGRLRVGAAIGVGSDGLERAAALLAAGVDILCVDTAHGHTRAVCDVVQALRRVHADVEVIAGNVSTAEGAAALVRAGATAIKIGQGPGSICTTRMVSGCGMPQFTAVSECARVTRDAHVTLIADGGIKYSGDIVKALAAGADAVMICSLFAGTDEAPGERVLYQGRSYKVYRGMGSLSAMLRGSRERYGQAHVREAGKLVPEGVEGRVPYRGRLADMLYQLVGGLRSGMGYVGAPDLTALRTRARFVRITAAGLRESHVHDVTITQEAPNYSVE from the coding sequence ATGGAACCGGTCATTCTCCCGCAAGCCCTGACGTTCGACGATGTTTTGCTCGTTCCTCAAGAATCGGCATTGCTCCCCGCGGATGTCCAGACGCAGACGCAGCTGACCGCCCGCATTCAGCTCGGCATCCCGATCTTGAGTGCGGCGATGGATACCGTGACCGAAGGGAAAACGGCCATCGTGATGGCGCAAGAGGGTGGACTCGGTATTATTCACAAAAACCTGTCGATCGAAGAACAAGCTGCCAAAGTGGCGCGGGTCAAAAAATTCGAGAGCGGGATTGTGCGTCAACCGGTCACGTTGCAGCCGACCGATCCGCTGACGCGTGCGCTCGACCTTCGCGCCGAACACCACATTTCCGGATTTCCAGTCGTGGAGGCCGACGGCCATTTAGTCGGAATCCTGACCAATCGCGACATCCGCGCCGCGACGGACTTTGCGCGGCCGGTCGCCGAACTGATGACGCCACGCTCGCGCCTGATCACGGCGCCGGAAGGCGTGACGCTGCAGGCGGCGATTACGCTGTTACATCAACATCGCATTGAAAAACTTCCGGTGGTGAGTCGGGCCGATGCACTCGTGGGGCTGATCACAATTAAAGACGTGGAAAAGGCGCGTGCCTATCCCCACGCGGCAAAAGACAGCGAAGGCCGGTTGCGGGTGGGCGCGGCGATCGGCGTCGGATCGGACGGGCTGGAGCGGGCTGCCGCGTTGTTGGCCGCCGGTGTCGATATCCTCTGCGTCGACACGGCGCATGGGCATACGCGCGCCGTCTGCGACGTCGTGCAGGCGCTGCGTCGCGTGCATGCCGATGTCGAAGTGATCGCCGGCAATGTCTCGACTGCGGAAGGCGCGGCCGCGTTAGTGCGTGCCGGAGCGACGGCGATCAAGATCGGGCAGGGACCAGGGAGCATTTGTACGACGCGGATGGTGAGCGGCTGCGGCATGCCGCAGTTCACGGCCGTTTCCGAATGTGCGCGCGTCACGCGTGACGCGCACGTCACGCTGATCGCGGACGGCGGGATCAAATATTCCGGAGATATCGTCAAGGCGCTGGCGGCCGGAGCGGACGCCGTGATGATCTGCTCGCTCTTTGCCGGCACGGACGAGGCGCCTGGGGAACGCGTCCTCTATCAAGGACGGAGCTACAAAGTCTATCGTGGCATGGGGTCGCTCTCCGCGATGCTGCGCGGGAGCCGTGAACGGTACGGCCAAGCGCATGTGCGCGAGGCGGGCAAGCTGGTGCCGGAAGGCGTCGAGGGGCGCGTGCCGTATCGGGGTCGCCTCGCCGACATGCTCTATCAATTGGTCGGCGGGTTGCGGTCCGGCATGGGCTATGTCGGTGCGCCGGACCTCACCGCGTTGCGAACGCGCGCGCGATTCGTCCGGATCACCGCTGCGGGATTACGCGAATCGCACGTTCACGATGTCACGATCACGCAGGAGGCGCCGAATTACTCGGTGGAATAA
- the topA gene encoding type I DNA topoisomerase: MTSALVIVESPTKANTIKKYLGAGFQVKATVGHIRDLPKSELGVDLEKDFAPTFETIKGKKKVMDEIVEAAIAVETVYLAPDPDREGEAIAWHVDEAIRKAAKKGRKSKTKGEAAPAKGKKKAAVASGPQVYRVLFHEITATAVKAALQSPQAIDQNLYEAQLARRILDRLVGYQVSPLLWDKVKRGLSAGRVQSVALRIICEREAAVRAFVPQEYWSIVAHLEGSVPPRFESKLIEWQGKKPELGDGTTTQTVVGAIQGTPFTLEKIVKQERKRNATAPFITSKLQQEAARKLGFSAKKTMMLAQRLYEGIELGEEGPVGLITYMRTDSVRVSDTALAAIRELIAVRYGAGYLPPEPIQYRNKKGVQDAHEAIRPSLFDHPPERVKPFLEDDMYRLYDLIWKRSVAAQMMPARYDQTTFDISAGGGVAKFRATGSVLTFDGFMAVYLEGSDDAAEADEDENPTLPLLQEGEVLRCHGIDPHQHFTQPPPRFTEASLVKELEERGIGRPSTYASIMSNIQEREYATRLQGRFSPTDLGRIVNQLLVENFPDIFDVGFTAKMEEELDDVEEGRRPWVSALRDFYTPFAETLARAKVQMKDIKRQEIPTEHSCPKCGNTMVIKWGRNGEFLACTGYPECRSTAEFRRTEAGTIVLQAEEPVNELCPQCQAPMVRKRGRFGSFLACSRYPECKGTKGISVGVQCPLDGGDLVQKRSRRGKVFYSCGNYPNCKYALWDKPIATPCPQCKHPFLLEKYSKKSGVSLRCPQEGCGYVASVEPEAAAPVAVSENSA, translated from the coding sequence ATGACCAGTGCGCTCGTGATTGTGGAGTCGCCGACCAAGGCCAATACGATCAAGAAATACCTCGGTGCCGGGTTTCAAGTGAAGGCCACGGTCGGGCACATTCGCGACCTGCCGAAGAGCGAATTAGGGGTCGACCTGGAAAAGGATTTCGCGCCGACCTTCGAGACCATCAAAGGGAAGAAGAAGGTGATGGACGAGATCGTCGAGGCCGCGATCGCGGTGGAGACGGTCTATTTGGCCCCTGACCCGGACCGCGAGGGCGAGGCGATCGCCTGGCACGTGGATGAAGCAATCCGCAAGGCGGCGAAGAAGGGGCGCAAATCGAAGACCAAGGGCGAGGCGGCGCCGGCGAAGGGGAAGAAGAAGGCCGCAGTCGCGTCCGGGCCGCAAGTCTATCGGGTGCTGTTCCACGAGATCACGGCGACGGCGGTGAAGGCGGCACTCCAGTCGCCGCAGGCGATCGACCAAAATTTGTATGAGGCGCAATTGGCGCGTCGCATCCTCGATCGGTTGGTGGGGTATCAAGTCAGTCCGCTGTTGTGGGATAAAGTCAAGCGCGGCTTGTCGGCCGGTCGGGTGCAATCGGTGGCGTTGCGGATCATTTGCGAGCGCGAGGCGGCGGTGCGCGCGTTCGTGCCGCAGGAATATTGGTCGATCGTTGCGCATTTGGAAGGGAGTGTGCCGCCGCGGTTCGAATCGAAGCTGATCGAGTGGCAAGGGAAGAAGCCGGAACTGGGCGATGGCACGACCACGCAAACGGTGGTCGGCGCGATCCAAGGTACGCCGTTCACGCTGGAAAAAATCGTCAAACAGGAGCGCAAACGGAATGCGACGGCGCCGTTCATTACTAGTAAGTTGCAACAGGAAGCAGCGCGGAAGCTGGGGTTCAGTGCCAAGAAGACGATGATGCTCGCGCAGCGCTTGTATGAAGGGATCGAGTTGGGCGAAGAGGGGCCGGTCGGGCTCATCACCTATATGCGAACCGATTCAGTGCGCGTGAGCGACACGGCGCTTGCAGCGATTCGGGAGCTGATCGCCGTGCGGTATGGTGCGGGCTATTTGCCGCCCGAACCGATTCAGTATCGCAACAAGAAAGGGGTGCAGGACGCGCACGAGGCGATTCGCCCGTCGCTGTTCGATCATCCGCCGGAACGGGTGAAACCATTTCTGGAAGACGATATGTATCGGCTCTACGATCTGATTTGGAAACGGAGCGTCGCGGCGCAAATGATGCCGGCGCGCTATGACCAAACCACGTTCGATATCAGTGCCGGTGGCGGCGTGGCCAAGTTCCGCGCCACCGGATCGGTGCTCACGTTCGATGGTTTTATGGCGGTGTATTTAGAAGGCAGCGACGACGCAGCGGAGGCCGACGAAGACGAAAACCCGACGTTGCCGTTGCTGCAAGAAGGCGAAGTGTTGCGGTGCCACGGCATCGATCCGCATCAACATTTTACCCAGCCGCCGCCGCGTTTCACTGAAGCCTCGTTGGTCAAAGAATTGGAAGAACGCGGCATCGGGCGGCCGTCCACGTATGCGTCGATCATGAGCAACATTCAGGAACGGGAATATGCCACGCGGCTGCAGGGGCGATTTTCGCCGACGGATCTGGGCCGGATCGTCAATCAACTGTTAGTCGAGAATTTCCCCGACATCTTCGACGTCGGGTTCACCGCGAAGATGGAAGAAGAGTTGGACGACGTCGAAGAAGGACGTCGCCCGTGGGTCTCGGCGTTGCGCGACTTCTATACGCCGTTCGCGGAGACGCTGGCGCGGGCGAAGGTCCAAATGAAAGACATCAAGCGCCAAGAGATCCCGACGGAGCACAGTTGTCCGAAGTGCGGCAACACGATGGTCATTAAATGGGGGCGAAACGGCGAATTTTTGGCATGCACTGGGTATCCCGAATGTCGGTCGACTGCGGAATTCCGGCGGACCGAAGCAGGGACGATCGTGTTGCAAGCGGAAGAGCCGGTGAATGAATTGTGTCCGCAATGCCAGGCCCCGATGGTGCGCAAACGCGGGCGGTTCGGCAGTTTCCTCGCGTGTTCCCGTTATCCGGAATGCAAAGGGACCAAGGGCATTTCCGTCGGCGTGCAGTGTCCGCTCGACGGCGGCGACTTAGTCCAGAAGCGCTCGCGGCGTGGGAAGGTTTTTTACAGCTGTGGCAATTACCCGAATTGCAAATACGCGCTCTGGGACAAGCCGATCGCGACGCCATGTCCGCAGTGCAAGCATCCATTCCTATTAGAAAAGTATTCGAAGAAGTCGGGCGTGAGTTTGCGCTGTCCGCAAGAGGGGTGTGGCTATGTGGCCAGCGTGGAACCGGAGGCTGCGGCACCGGTCGCGGTCAGTGAAAATAGTGCGTAA
- the dprA gene encoding DNA-protecting protein DprA yields the protein MDHKTLLDWVALHLAVLHRPRLGAVLLAHAGTPTRLLHAPRDALPDCADSAWAALQVLRAAVPWSDATAALQACERRGIALLCRDTVDYPPWLHEIADPPLVLFVRGDATLLQRSAVAVVGTRKPSPYGVQITDALVAGLQQSGLVVVSGLAFGIDAAAHRAALAVRMPTVAVLASGVDYITPRGHYHLGERIAAEAVLCSEYPPGMGANPFHYPQRNRIISGLSLGVVVVEGAVRSGTMWTARHAAEQGRLVFAVPGGAGHLQSAGPHHLIREGAILVERAEHIVEALAPLRDVPVRAAAAGSALPLTQLDMESHAPSRRMAVSAAAGHTLPLTQPSPQRERGVEAPQGTAGRYLSTSDRQRPGRDDKAPDPYGLGTFLQIPRQLPEIVARAQASVGDVLQWLTHAELSGLVRRDPRGYVL from the coding sequence ATGGACCACAAGACGTTACTGGATTGGGTTGCACTCCATTTAGCAGTCCTGCATCGGCCACGGCTAGGCGCCGTTTTATTGGCGCACGCCGGTACGCCGACGCGTTTGCTTCACGCGCCGCGCGACGCGTTGCCGGACTGTGCCGATTCGGCGTGGGCTGCGTTGCAAGTCTTGCGCGCGGCCGTGCCGTGGTCGGACGCGACAGCGGCGCTGCAGGCGTGCGAGCGGCGCGGCATTGCGCTGTTGTGTCGCGACACGGTCGATTATCCACCGTGGTTGCATGAAATCGCCGATCCACCGCTCGTCCTCTTTGTGCGGGGCGATGCGACGCTGCTACAGCGGTCGGCCGTGGCGGTGGTCGGGACGCGGAAGCCGTCGCCGTATGGCGTGCAGATCACGGACGCCTTAGTCGCAGGGTTGCAGCAGAGCGGTTTGGTCGTTGTCAGCGGATTGGCCTTTGGGATCGACGCAGCTGCGCATCGCGCCGCGCTGGCTGTGCGGATGCCGACGGTCGCCGTGTTGGCGAGCGGCGTCGACTACATTACACCGCGCGGGCATTATCACTTGGGTGAACGAATTGCGGCGGAAGCGGTGTTGTGCAGCGAATACCCGCCGGGGATGGGCGCGAATCCATTTCATTACCCGCAGCGCAATCGGATCATCAGCGGGCTCTCACTTGGGGTAGTGGTCGTGGAAGGGGCGGTGCGGAGCGGGACGATGTGGACGGCGCGACATGCCGCGGAGCAGGGCCGCTTGGTCTTTGCGGTCCCCGGCGGGGCGGGGCATCTGCAGAGTGCGGGGCCGCATCATTTAATTCGCGAGGGCGCGATCTTGGTGGAGCGGGCGGAGCATATCGTGGAAGCCCTGGCGCCGCTGCGGGACGTGCCGGTGCGCGCAGCTGCTGCGGGTTCTGCGCTCCCTCTCACCCAACTGGATATGGAGAGCCATGCTCCTTCTCGTCGCATGGCTGTCAGCGCTGCTGCGGGCCATACGCTCCCCCTCACCCAGCCCTCTCCCCAAAGGGAGAGGGGGGTGGAGGCCCCGCAGGGGACTGCGGGGCGTTATCTATCGACTTCCGATAGACAACGGCCGGGTCGCGATGATAAGGCCCCCGACCCATATGGGCTGGGGACGTTTTTGCAAATCCCCAGACAACTGCCGGAGATCGTCGCGCGAGCCCAGGCCTCAGTCGGGGACGTGTTGCAGTGGTTGACACATGCGGAACTGAGCGGGTTGGTGCGGCGGGATCCTCGAGGGTATGTCCTATGA
- a CDS encoding integration host factor subunit beta, which translates to MNRSDLIELVAERGNLPKKQAEEIVHLIFEGMTNTLVQGGRIEIRGLGSFSVRTYKPYQGRNPRTGVSIAVRPKRLPYFKVGKELKERIDKGS; encoded by the coding sequence ATGAATCGCTCCGATCTGATCGAACTGGTGGCCGAACGCGGCAATCTTCCCAAGAAACAGGCGGAAGAAATTGTCCATCTGATCTTCGAAGGAATGACAAACACGCTGGTGCAGGGGGGGCGGATCGAAATCCGCGGGTTGGGGAGTTTTTCGGTACGGACCTATAAACCATACCAGGGACGCAATCCGCGGACTGGGGTCTCGATCGCGGTGCGGCCCAAGCGCCTGCCGTATTTTAAGGTGGGCAAGGAATTGAAAGAACGCATCGATAAGGGGTCTTAG
- a CDS encoding CBS domain-containing protein — MGQPLNGKTARDVMRAQFLSVEPEASVADAVRLMNERNAGAVVVQSAIKDMVGIFTERDLLRRVVGGAKDPVRTRVKDVMTTNVVCAQAEDDAWELLRVMIEANFRHLPVMDGRQLIGMVSLKEFCRSMIREIG, encoded by the coding sequence ATGGGACAGCCACTCAATGGGAAAACAGCGCGTGACGTGATGCGGGCGCAATTTTTGTCGGTCGAACCGGAGGCGAGTGTCGCGGATGCGGTCCGACTGATGAATGAACGGAATGCGGGCGCCGTGGTGGTACAGAGCGCGATTAAGGACATGGTCGGGATCTTTACGGAGCGCGATCTGTTGCGGCGAGTCGTCGGCGGCGCGAAGGATCCGGTCCGCACGCGCGTGAAAGACGTGATGACCACCAACGTGGTTTGTGCACAGGCGGAAGACGATGCGTGGGAATTATTGCGTGTGATGATCGAGGCGAATTTTCGCCACCTCCCGGTCATGGATGGGCGCCAATTAATCGGGATGGTCTCGTTAAAAGAGTTCTGCCGCAGCATGATTCGCGAAATCGGCTGA
- a CDS encoding HAMP domain-containing histidine kinase has product MPTRKKLTPHRVIDRLRTVADRTAPSPCPSREWHAVIASLHHCGQLLTDQSSQAALGDLAVQVAHDLRGPVSFLRILLRHLRDQVTDAQLQHGMTTAESTLGKLHAMADDLCDVAKARHPHRTEVDLAQLAQSILQEVRGRSAQQIDLTYEGPEHLPAHLDALKLNRVLSNLLDNAVQAIAETQAGSVSLTLAPHHDNIVIEIRDTGVGISTEQQSHLFEKFFSTKGAKGNGLGLAYCKDVVEAHGGTIRIERTPGTGTTVHLALPRDDAPAQPLPTPTAATA; this is encoded by the coding sequence GTGCCCACGAGAAAAAAACTGACGCCGCACCGGGTGATCGATCGACTCCGCACCGTCGCCGACCGCACCGCGCCTTCCCCTTGCCCGTCACGCGAATGGCATGCGGTGATCGCGAGTTTGCACCATTGCGGTCAACTCCTCACGGATCAATCCAGCCAAGCCGCGCTCGGTGACCTCGCGGTCCAAGTCGCCCATGACCTGCGCGGACCCGTTTCGTTCCTGCGCATCTTGCTCCGCCATCTCCGCGATCAAGTGACGGACGCACAGCTGCAGCACGGAATGACGACGGCCGAATCCACGTTGGGCAAGTTGCACGCAATGGCCGACGACCTCTGCGACGTGGCTAAGGCGCGGCATCCGCACCGGACGGAAGTCGACCTGGCGCAGCTCGCCCAATCTATTCTCCAAGAGGTCCGCGGGCGCAGTGCTCAACAGATCGATCTCACCTATGAAGGCCCGGAACACTTGCCCGCCCACCTCGACGCACTGAAACTCAACCGCGTCTTGAGTAACCTGCTCGACAACGCGGTTCAGGCCATTGCGGAAACACAGGCGGGATCCGTCAGCCTGACACTAGCACCGCACCACGACAACATTGTGATCGAGATCCGCGACACGGGAGTCGGTATTTCCACGGAACAGCAGTCGCATCTGTTCGAAAAATTCTTCAGCACGAAAGGCGCCAAAGGAAACGGGTTAGGCCTCGCGTATTGTAAAGACGTGGTCGAGGCACATGGTGGGACGATCCGCATCGAGCGTACGCCCGGCACCGGCACTACCGTCCACCTCGCGCTCCCCCGGGACGACGCGCCGGCGCAACCGCTTCCAACACCTACTGCAGCAACGGCCTGA
- a CDS encoding S8 family serine peptidase, with protein MQQHQPQRVRPRIRCGIGLLGLLLAGCGAPGASDTTATDQPTASLVNPAPVVVPALSPPADLAPLSSHQSPATSHQSPTPWHAFLHTPSYAGALVVSFTSASGVTWDGAQWTSTTGADVTALRTRWQDFSTVNPRPALPLEPDVWARVQARAARERVALHDWPRVWVLPVADPDAAEALLLALWALPDLVAWAHPVPVMVPTDTGGTGGPVGDLSDEQTYLLGTNGGLNIKQPSAQYGLTGAGQTVIDAEGNWNYTHSDLPIDIKTTPIGTQPYAASDANCQSCVDHGTAVVGILAAKNNGIGINGIAPNTAIRTVPIETVFEEIQGVVLPFSIASATLNGVSALLADYAMGKEIGGQVLVIEQGSAGPKTATYVKSGEWTQISECPGCVPIESYLLEYVAIQDLTAMGVVVVEGAANGAISLDDPAQKAPDAWCGGTPCPNLASDDSGALMVGASAGTLGPSLKASWSNCGNRVNVFAWGWGVVTTGYGDHPMSVKDDPNQWYTNTFAGTSAATAIIGGMVALVQEYVDQLYADQLEDWQHAYLNAAQVRALFTHPDASTPQSDGGCHIGRQPDLGKALQLLKDGVIQPKIAAKGGFCENTVSPTCESVCATNPLDPEANCGLICDAVPHHPLCAQWCAAKATADPAFNLAKECPNTYRPLAKFQDVDGDGRADLIAWSRDHTWYVDLSATPAPDGSAPAEGGSASGGDGFGAWDLTLTPPSVSWQEPGPNRLFPVVQDYDSDGRADLALYNTDTGVWQIKYTSAAVLAGDFGEWDTLLDYSATPGWQPGSRPMVGDFDGDWHVLGPDADGAYRVGRTIDLSYLRPDGQWAVDYRSGAVEDPAALYWVVDMLPPTITLWLPPDYEQTVPFNLKGPAWAYLPVVAPRPDWFQIPTGVPYGDRLLRVGWGWNDTPYSYELSADLPTEGPAQYLFGDFNVNAQISRKSADGAWIFVDPYVGTPYADPINQPPPTVGFGDLRCHPIVADFDGDGWDDRAVLCPHGEWRVAYSGDTFVSDTNSFRIVGLGMPFQALPGMIAPGGIDYQTIVDVYSHYDFGCLPEQSCTIDDLSPPIGPYFAECLAFWANHPLSCLQH; from the coding sequence ATGCAGCAGCACCAGCCACAACGAGTGAGACCGCGGATTCGATGCGGGATCGGGCTCCTCGGTCTGCTCCTCGCGGGCTGTGGGGCGCCGGGGGCCTCGGACACGACGGCAACGGACCAGCCGACCGCGTCGCTTGTGAATCCGGCGCCGGTCGTGGTACCGGCCCTGAGTCCGCCTGCCGACCTCGCGCCGCTGTCCAGTCACCAGTCACCAGCCACCAGTCACCAATCCCCCACCCCCTGGCACGCGTTCCTCCACACGCCCAGCTATGCCGGGGCGCTCGTGGTCAGCTTCACGTCGGCCAGCGGGGTGACGTGGGACGGGGCGCAGTGGACCAGCACCACGGGTGCGGATGTGACCGCGTTGCGCACGCGGTGGCAGGACTTTAGCACAGTAAATCCCCGTCCGGCGCTGCCGCTGGAGCCCGATGTCTGGGCCCGCGTCCAGGCGCGGGCGGCGCGGGAGCGGGTGGCGCTGCATGATTGGCCACGGGTCTGGGTGCTGCCGGTGGCAGACCCGGACGCGGCGGAGGCATTGTTGCTTGCGCTGTGGGCGTTGCCGGACCTGGTCGCGTGGGCGCATCCGGTGCCGGTCATGGTGCCGACGGATACCGGGGGCACCGGCGGCCCGGTGGGGGACCTGAGTGATGAGCAAACGTATCTGTTGGGGACGAATGGGGGGCTGAACATCAAACAGCCGAGCGCGCAGTACGGCCTCACCGGCGCAGGACAAACCGTGATCGATGCAGAAGGGAATTGGAATTATACGCATAGTGATTTGCCGATTGATATTAAGACCACGCCAATCGGGACGCAGCCGTATGCTGCTTCCGATGCAAACTGTCAGAGCTGTGTCGACCATGGTACTGCTGTAGTTGGCATCCTCGCTGCGAAGAATAATGGTATTGGCATCAACGGGATTGCCCCCAATACCGCTATTCGCACGGTGCCCATAGAGACGGTGTTTGAAGAAATCCAAGGAGTCGTCCTACCTTTTTCTATCGCCTCCGCCACATTGAACGGAGTGAGCGCGCTGCTCGCAGACTACGCCATGGGTAAAGAGATCGGTGGCCAAGTGCTGGTCATCGAGCAGGGTTCGGCTGGCCCAAAGACGGCGACCTACGTAAAAAGTGGCGAATGGACTCAGATTTCAGAGTGTCCGGGATGCGTGCCCATTGAATCCTATCTGCTGGAATATGTCGCCATTCAAGATCTGACAGCCATGGGGGTCGTTGTGGTGGAAGGGGCCGCCAATGGCGCCATCAGTCTGGACGATCCCGCGCAAAAAGCGCCCGATGCGTGGTGTGGCGGAACTCCGTGCCCCAATCTCGCCTCGGATGACAGTGGCGCCCTGATGGTCGGGGCGTCCGCGGGCACGCTCGGGCCGTCTCTCAAGGCGAGCTGGAGCAATTGTGGCAACCGGGTCAATGTGTTTGCCTGGGGCTGGGGGGTCGTCACGACAGGCTATGGAGATCATCCCATGAGCGTGAAGGATGATCCGAATCAGTGGTACACAAACACCTTCGCGGGCACCTCAGCGGCTACCGCGATCATCGGCGGGATGGTGGCGTTGGTGCAAGAGTACGTCGACCAATTGTACGCCGATCAACTCGAAGACTGGCAGCACGCGTATCTCAATGCCGCGCAGGTCCGGGCGCTCTTTACGCACCCGGACGCGAGTACGCCGCAGAGTGATGGCGGGTGCCACATTGGGCGGCAGCCGGACCTGGGCAAGGCGCTGCAGTTGCTGAAGGATGGCGTCATTCAACCGAAGATTGCGGCGAAAGGTGGTTTCTGTGAGAACACCGTCTCGCCGACGTGTGAGAGTGTGTGCGCCACCAACCCGCTCGATCCCGAGGCCAACTGTGGCCTGATCTGCGACGCAGTCCCGCACCACCCGCTCTGTGCCCAATGGTGTGCGGCGAAGGCCACCGCCGATCCCGCGTTCAACCTCGCAAAAGAATGTCCCAACACGTATCGCCCGCTCGCCAAGTTCCAAGACGTGGACGGCGACGGCCGCGCCGACCTGATCGCGTGGAGTCGGGACCACACCTGGTACGTGGACTTGAGCGCGACCCCCGCCCCCGACGGGAGCGCGCCCGCCGAAGGCGGGTCCGCCTCCGGCGGAGATGGCTTCGGCGCCTGGGACCTGACGCTCACGCCGCCGAGTGTCAGCTGGCAGGAGCCGGGCCCGAACCGCCTCTTCCCCGTCGTCCAAGACTACGACAGCGACGGCCGCGCCGACTTGGCGCTGTACAACACCGACACCGGGGTGTGGCAGATCAAGTACACGAGTGCGGCCGTGCTGGCGGGGGACTTCGGGGAGTGGGATACTTTACTTGATTACAGCGCCACGCCGGGCTGGCAACCGGGGAGTCGGCCGATGGTGGGCGACTTCGACGGGGACTGGCATGTGCTGGGCCCCGATGCGGACGGGGCCTATCGGGTGGGACGGACAATTGACCTCAGTTATCTGCGTCCGGATGGGCAGTGGGCGGTCGATTATCGGTCCGGGGCCGTGGAGGACCCGGCCGCTCTCTACTGGGTCGTGGACATGTTGCCGCCCACGATAACGTTGTGGCTGCCACCGGATTATGAACAAACGGTCCCTTTCAACCTGAAAGGCCCGGCCTGGGCGTATCTGCCGGTAGTGGCACCCCGACCGGACTGGTTCCAAATCCCGACCGGCGTGCCCTATGGGGATCGATTGCTGCGTGTGGGTTGGGGATGGAATGACACCCCGTACTCGTACGAGCTCTCAGCAGACCTGCCAACGGAGGGGCCCGCCCAGTATCTGTTCGGTGATTTTAACGTGAATGCCCAGATCAGTCGCAAATCGGCGGACGGGGCATGGATATTTGTCGACCCCTATGTCGGCACGCCGTATGCGGATCCCATCAACCAGCCGCCCCCGACGGTGGGCTTTGGGGATCTCCGGTGCCACCCCATCGTGGCGGACTTCGACGGCGATGGTTGGGATGACCGCGCCGTCCTCTGTCCGCATGGCGAGTGGCGGGTGGCGTACAGCGGCGACACGTTTGTGTCCGATACCAACAGTTTTCGGATCGTGGGTTTGGGGATGCCGTTCCAAGCCCTGCCCGGGATGATCGCACCCGGGGGCATCGACTATCAGACCATCGTCGATGTCTATAGTCACTACGACTTTGGGTGTCTGCCGGAGCAAAGTTGCACCATCGATGACCTGTCCCCACCGATCGGCCCGTACTTCGCCGAGTGCCTGGCGTTTTGGGCAAATCACCCGTTGAGTTGTCTCCAGCATTAA